From one Synergistaceae bacterium genomic stretch:
- a CDS encoding radical SAM protein, which produces MRCVVCPHLCELSEDQTGLCKARKNVEGSIISINYGKITSIALDHIEKKPLSMFHSGSMILSVGAFGCNMDCPFCQNHSISTASEENANTKYISPSELADMANNMKDKGNIGVAFTYNEPMIGYEYVTDTAIETKKLGMKNVVVTCGNVFLPILEEVLPYIDAFNIDLKSFSKEQYKNLGGDLKTVQNFITCAAKKSHVEITNLIVPGMNDTEEEMMDLSSWLSSVDKTIPLHI; this is translated from the coding sequence ATGAGATGCGTTGTATGTCCACATCTCTGTGAACTAAGTGAAGACCAGACTGGACTTTGCAAGGCAAGAAAAAACGTCGAAGGAAGTATCATCTCAATAAATTACGGCAAAATTACATCAATTGCACTCGATCACATTGAAAAAAAACCTCTCTCAATGTTTCATTCTGGAAGCATGATTCTCTCTGTCGGTGCATTCGGATGTAACATGGACTGCCCTTTTTGTCAGAATCACTCTATCTCCACTGCCTCAGAAGAAAACGCTAACACAAAATATATTTCACCGTCTGAGCTAGCTGATATGGCCAACAATATGAAAGATAAAGGAAATATCGGTGTAGCTTTTACTTACAATGAGCCAATGATTGGATACGAATATGTAACGGATACTGCTATCGAGACAAAAAAGCTGGGCATGAAAAATGTCGTCGTAACTTGTGGTAACGTCTTTTTACCAATACTCGAAGAAGTCTTGCCTTACATCGATGCTTTCAATATTGATCTTAAAAGTTTCTCGAAAGAACAATACAAAAACCTGGGCGGAGATCTTAAAACTGTGCAGAATTTTATAACATGTGCAGCAAAAAAATCTCACGTCGAAATAACAAACCTAATAGTTCCAGGAATGAATGATACCGAAGAAGAGATGATGGATCTTTCAAGCTGGTTGAGTAGCGTAGACAAAACTATCCCTCTGCACATC